The Providencia rettgeri genome includes a window with the following:
- the mrpA_3 gene encoding Major MR/P fimbria protein precursor — protein sequence MKLNKLALVLGLGLAVVAGSASANQGGGQVTFKGSIIDAPCSIPPGSQAFEVPMGAIATSALNGGGKSIARDFNIQLEQCDITTLKTVQTTFTGTPSASVTDGLAIAGTAKNAGIVITDFNGTKIALGAKSPSQALFTGANTLRFQAYLQGDADATNKPAVPGEFDAIATFALSYQ from the coding sequence ATGAAATTAAATAAACTTGCTTTAGTATTAGGTTTAGGTCTGGCAGTGGTTGCTGGTTCTGCTTCTGCAAACCAAGGTGGCGGCCAAGTCACTTTTAAAGGTTCAATCATTGATGCTCCTTGCTCAATTCCACCAGGTTCTCAAGCATTTGAAGTACCAATGGGTGCTATCGCAACATCTGCATTAAACGGTGGCGGTAAAAGTATTGCTCGCGATTTCAACATCCAATTAGAGCAGTGTGATATCACGACTCTGAAAACTGTTCAAACTACATTTACTGGTACGCCAAGTGCTTCTGTAACTGATGGTTTAGCTATCGCTGGTACTGCAAAAAACGCAGGTATCGTGATCACTGATTTCAACGGTACTAAAATTGCTTTAGGTGCTAAATCTCCATCTCAAGCTTTATTCACTGGTGCAAACACACTGCGCTTCCAAGCGTATTTGCAAGGTGATGCTGATGCAACAAATAAACCAGCTGTACCAGGTGAATTTGACGCAATCGCAACATTTGCTCTGAGCTACCAGTAA